The following coding sequences are from one Panthera leo isolate Ple1 chromosome E1, P.leo_Ple1_pat1.1, whole genome shotgun sequence window:
- the C1QL1 gene encoding C1q-related factor, which translates to MLLVLVVLIPVLVSSGGPDGHYEMLGTCRMVCDPYPARGPGPGARPDGGDALSEQSGAPPPSTLVQGPQGKPGRTGKPGPPGPPGDPGPPGPVGPPGEKGEPGKTGPPGLPGAGGSGAISTATYTTVPRVAFYAGLKNPHEGYEVLKFDDVVTNLGNNYDATSGKFTCNIPGTYFFTYHVLMRGGDGTSMWADLCKNGQVRASAIAQDADQNYDYASNSVILHLDAGDEVFIKLDGGKAHGGNSNKYSTFSGFIIYSD; encoded by the exons ATGCTGCTGGTGCTGGTGGTGCTCATCCCCGTGCTGGTGAGCTCGGGAGGCCCGGACGGCCACTATGAGATGCTGGGCACCTGCCGCATGGTATGCGACCCCTACCCCGCGCGGGGCCCCGGCCCCGGCGCGCGGCCCGACGGCGGCGACGCCCTGAGCGAGCAGAGCGGCGCGCCCCCGCCTTCCACGCTGGTGCAGGGCCCCCAGGGGAAGCCGGGCCGCACAGGCAAGCCGGGCCCCCCCGGACCCCCTGGGGATCCAGGTCCTCCGGGTCCTGTGGGGCCACCCGGGGAGAAGGGTGAGCCGGGCAAGACCGGCCCTCCCGGGCTGCCGGGTGCAGGGGGCAGCGGCGCAATCAGCACGGCCACCTACACCACGGTGCCACGCGTGGCCTTCTACGCCGGCCTCAAGAACCCTCACGAGGGTTACGAGGTGCTCAAGTTCGACGACGTGGTCACTAACCTAGGCAACAACTACGACGCGACCAGCGGCAAGTTTACGTGCAACATTCCCGGCACCTACTTTTTCACCTACCACGTCCTCATGCGAGGCGGCGACGGCACCAGTATGTGGGCGGACCTCTGCAAGAACGGCCAG gtGCGCGCCAGCGCCATAGCCCAGGATGCAGACCAGAACTATGACTACGCCAGCAACAGCGTGATCCTGCACCTGGACGCGGGGGATGAGGTCTTCATCAAACTCGACGGAGGCAAAGCGCACGGCGGCAACAGCAACAAATACAGCACATTTTCCGGCTTCATCATCTACTCCGACTGA